Part of the Halopenitus persicus genome is shown below.
TTCGAGGGTGTCGACTGGCCGCGGATCGAGCGGGCCTACACCGACCTGTTGGCGGTGCTTACCCGGGAGCCGGAGGGGATCACGGAGCCGGAGCTTCGCGCCGCGGTCCCCGACGACTGGTCGGGCATCCACGCGGCCGCGCTCGGGCTGTTGGAGCGCGAACAGCGGGTCGTCCGCGATGACGGCGAGGAGGGGCCGCTCCGGCTGTTGACCGCCGCGGAGTTCAAGGAGCGCGTCTCGGAGCCGACGCGGGAGCCGATGCGGACGATCTACGTGCGTGGGTCGGTGCCGGGCTGTCACGACAACGCGGTCTTCGCGATGATCGCGTGGTACGAGATGGTCGGGCTCTCCTGGAGCGAAACGAAGGAACACGTGATCGACTGGCTGGAGACCTCCGGCGCGTGGGACCGAGGTGGTTTCGAGGAGTCCTCGCCCGCGGAGCTCGTCGAGAGCAAGCGCCACGTCTACGACGCCGGCTACGGCTGGAAGGAGAAGGCGCAGGCCGCCAAACGCGTGATCGAGCGGCACGGGTGAAGCGCGAGGGGAGGGGCCAGCGGCGAGGACCGGGACGGGACCACGACCGCGACAGCTTTAGCACGCCGCCGGTCCTCCCGCGGGTATGGTCGGGGT
Proteins encoded:
- a CDS encoding DUF7474 family protein — encoded protein: MPTFRYPCPGCHTTNSLHEVDCEFEGVDWPRIERAYTDLLAVLTREPEGITEPELRAAVPDDWSGIHAAALGLLEREQRVVRDDGEEGPLRLLTAAEFKERVSEPTREPMRTIYVRGSVPGCHDNAVFAMIAWYEMVGLSWSETKEHVIDWLETSGAWDRGGFEESSPAELVESKRHVYDAGYGWKEKAQAAKRVIERHG